The Burkholderia latens genome segment GTGCCGGCGGCCATCACGTCCGGGCCGGGGCCGCCGGACGAGCGGCCGGTGTCGCCGACGATGCGCGACGGGGTGTCCGTTGTCATCGATTGCCTCCTGGTCGAAGCGGCGCGGCGCACGAGCCGTGCACGGCGCGGGTGAGAGAACGGGCGATCATCGGCGCCGCGGCAGCGACACGTCTTCGAGCGTGTTCGCGAGTTCGTCGCGGGCGGGGCCGCCGGCGCGGGTTGCGATGTCGCCGAGCGACAGCATGCCGACGATCCGGTGCTGCGCATCGAGTACGGGCATCCGGTGCAATTGCACGTCGGCCATGCGTTTCTGGACGTCGCCGACGCCGTCGTCCTCGACGCACCACTGGACGGGGGCGGACGCGACGGCCTTCACAGGCGTGTCGGGCGAGTGCCCGTGCGACAGCGCGCGCACCGCGAGGTCGCGGTCCGTGACGATCGCGACGAGTTCGTTGCCGTCGCAGACCGGCAGCACGCCGATGTCGAAACGCTGCATCAATGCGGCCGCATGGCGAATCGTGTCGGTGGGCGCGACGCACACCACGTCGCGCGACATGATCTCGTTGACGCGATACATGAACGCCTCCTTCGTGAGCGAGACGATCCGGTAGCAGGACGCGTGCCGCGCCCGATCGGCATGCGTCGCGCGTGCGCTGCGCCGCCACGGAGAAATTTGCCAGCCGGGTTGTACATCTTCCACGGCGGCAGCCGTGGCGGGGCCGCACGCGTCGGTCAGTGGCCGACCCCCGTCATCACGACGATCGCGAATACCAGCGCGCTCTCGATCGCGGCAAGCGCCGCGACGCCGGCGGCGCCACTCACTTCGTGCCACGCGCGTTCCATGCGTTTCATCAGTTCACTCCGGTTGTGCCGGCCCGGCGCGGCGCTGCCGCGCGTGCAGAGCCGGGTGCCGCCGTCAGCCGTGATCGCGGGGCGGTGGTGGGGCGTCGGGCTTGCGCGGGGCGCGTTCGCCGGACGGCTTGGCGGGGTCGATTCGCGTCGCGCCGCCGACGGCGGGCGTATCGCTGGCCGGGAACGTTTCCTCGAGCCCTTCGTCGATGCGCTCTTCCGTCTTGTCGTCGGACGGTTTGTGCGACGCGGCGAAGAGGCCGGGTCCGGCGGCCGGTAACACGGCATCGCGGCGGCCGGGTGCGTGAGCGGTCATGATCGAACCTCCTTACACGTTGAGAGGGCGCAAGCCCCGTACCCATGATCCCGCCGGCGTCACGCGTATAGCGTCCCCCCGGCCGGACGCTCCAGGATAGCCGGCATTTATTGACACATGAGCCGACCGGGCCCGCGAGTGACCGCGCAGCGGCGTGCGGCCCGATCCCATTCGGACTTGCTGTCCGCCTAGCGCCGAAGGCCGGACGATGTCGCTCGCAACGGCGGCCTGCCCGGCGCGACGGTCCGCCAAGCGGCGCGAGCGGGCACGCCGATTGCGTACGGTCGCCGCGCCAATCGACACGCGCGAGCCGCCGCGCAGGAGCGACATGAATACCCAATCGATGCTGCACCGTCCCGAACCGATACCCGACGTCGATCCCGACCCGGCGCTGCCCGAGCACGACGATCCGGTCGATCCGCCCGTGCCATCGGGTCCGCCGTACGGCGATCCGCCGTCACAGCCGCAACCGATGCGGATGCCGGGAGGACGCAGCGAACCGCGGCCGGCCGCGCGATCACTGAAAGGAGGACCATCATGGACATTCACGTGCAATCGCCGGACAAGCGCGCGATCGCCCAGGTGCTGGGCCGCTATTTCGAATCGCGTTCGTTGCGCTACCACATCGAGGAACTGCCCGGCGGGGTGCTCCATATCGGCTTTCGCGCAAGCGGGCGGCCGGTTGCGGTCACCGTGTCGTTCGACGACTCCGCGTACGACACCTACACGCACTGGGACGCGAGCCAGAAGCAGCTCGCGCTCGGGCGGCTCGCCGACGGCTTTTCGCGGATGATGGCGAGCCGCAGCCCCGCCGCGCTCGCCGGCGACTATCACGTCGAGCGTTTCTGATTCGGCAATCTTCCCCCCGGCGCCAGCCGGACACCGGCAAAGTGCCCGTTCCAGACGGGCGCTTTGCGGCTTCACGCGCGTCGCGTAGGATATTCACTTATTCAGCGTACGCTACGTTCACGCCGTCGACTGCCTGCCGGCGGAGCCGGACAGACGCGGCGCGTTTTTCTTCAGGCGCCTTTGCGCAACCGACGGAGACCATCTTGATGACCGTTGCTCGCCCGTTGCTGTCAGCCGGTGCTCGCCGCTTCGTTACGGGCCTGTCGGCCTTCGCCGCACTCGCGGCCGCCGGCGCACGCGATGCGTCGGCCCAGACGCCTTCGCCGCTCGGCGAATGGCAGTATTCGGCGGGCGTTCCGCTGCAGAAGCTGTTCAACCCGACGGTGCCGACCTGGCAGGTCAGCGTCGGCGCCGCGATGACGCTGCAGCCGCGTTACGCGGGTTCCGACCGCTACCGCGTGATGGGCGGCCCGAACCTCGACGTCCGCTATCGCGACCTGTTCTTTCTGTCGACGGGCGACGGACTCGGCGCGAACGTGCTGCGCGGGCCGAACTGGCGCGTGAGCCTGTCCGTCGGCTACGACCTGGGACGCCGCTCGGCCGACGATCTCGACCACCTGAACGGCCTCGACAACATCAACGCGGCCCCGGTGATGAAGCTTGCGGCCGATTACGTGATCTCGAAGGATTTCCCGTTGGTGCTGCGCGCGGACGTGCGGCGCAGCATCGGCGGCTCGAACGGCTGGGTCGGCGATTTTTCCGCATACATGCCGATGCCGGGCAGCAACGAGCACTTCTTCTGGTTTGCGGGGCCGACGGTGTCGTTCGCCGACTCGCGCTACATGAACGGCTGGTTCGGCGTGAATCCGGGCGCGTCCGCGCGTTCCGGGCTGCCGGCCTATTCGGCGAGCGCGGGGATGAAGTCGTTTGGCGCGGGCGTGACGATGGTCTGGTTCGTCAACAAGCACTGGTTCCTGACGGTGGACGGAGCTGTGGAGCAACTCGTCGGCCGTGCACGGCGCAGCCCGATCACGCAGCAGTCGACGAACGGCGTGTTCGACATGTCGGTCAATTACCAGTTCTGAGCCTCTGAGCCGGGCTGATCCTGCCCGGGACGAAGCCGGGGGCTTGCCCGCGGTGCTGGCGCGTGCGGCGTTGTTCTTCACATTTGATATGATTCGAACCTGTACAAACGTACAGTGATCGATTCCCGTGACGCCTGCATCGCCGACGCCCCCGGCGTTTTACTACCTGACCAATTTCGAACGCGCGCTGGCCTGGCTCGGCGAGCGCTACGACGACCTGCTCGACGCGCACGAACACGCGTTTCTCGCGCAGTTCGCGCAGTTGCCGAAAGCGTCGCGCGCGCTGTTCGTGCGGATGCTGATGCGCACCGGCTCCGACTTCCGCGCGAGCAAGCTCGTGTACGACGAAATCGGCTGCACGCTCGACGCGGCCGCGCCGCTCGTCGCACTGGGCTGGGTCGATCCGGCGCCCGCGCTTACGCTCGACGAACTGTTTGCGCTGTCGACCAAGGCCGATCTGCTGAAGGTGTTCCCGTCGCTCGCCGCGCATGCAGGCGAGCGCAAGCTCGACTGGCTCGAGCGATTGCGGCCCGGGCACACCGACGCGCAGCCGCTCGACGCATGGTGCGAGCACGCGGGCGATCGCGTGCTGCGCGTGACCGTTGGCCCGCTGTGCGAGCGCCTGCGGCTGATGTTCTTCGGCAATCTGCACCAGGACTGGAGCGAGTTCGTGCTCGCCGATCTCGGCGTGTTCCAGTATGAAAGCGTGCCGATCGCGCCGTCGTCGCGCGCGTTCCAGCATCGCGACGACGTCGATGCGTATCTCGCGCTGCACGCGTGCCGCGAAGCACTCGACGCGTGGCCCGACGAGCTGCCGTTCGACGGCCTGCTGCACGCGATCGACGCGGTCGGCTGCGCGCAGCCGTGGCTGGCGACGCGCCGCGCGAAGTTGCTGTTTACGCTCGGGCAGGCCTGCGAACGGCGCGCCGACTGGAGCACCGCGCTCGACGCCTATGCGCGCAGCGCGTGGCCGGGCAGCCGGCATCGGCGCATTCGCGTGCTCGAGCGCTGCGGGCGCGACGACGACGCGCTGGCGCTGGCGCTCGACGCGCGCGGCGCGTTCGAGAGCGACGAAGAGCGCCAGCGCATCGAGCGGATGCTGCCGCGCCTGCAGCGCCGCGTCGGGCAGCCGGTCGAGCGGACGGCCGCCGTGCCGGGCGCGCCTCGCGAAACGCTCGTGCTGGCGCGCCCCGAAGCGTTCGTGAGCGTCGAATTCGCGGTGCGCGACCATCTCGCGCTGCCCGATGCGCCGGTGCATTACGTCGAGAACACGCTGATCAATTCGCTGTTCGGACTGCTGTGCTGGGAGCCCGTGTTCGCGGCCGTGCCCGGTGCGTTCTTCCACCCGTTCCAGCGCGGGCCGGCCGATCTGCACGCACCCGATTTCGCGCTGCGCCGCGGCGATGCGTTTGCCGCATGCTTTGCGCAACTCGATTCGGGCGCGTACCGCGACACGATCCGCCGCCACTACGCGACGAAGGCGGGGCTGCAGTCGCCGTTCGTATTCTGGGGCGTGCTGACTGACGAGTTGCTCGACCAGGCGCTCGCGTGCCTGCCGCCCGAGCATCTGCGGCTGTGGTTCACGCGCCTGCTTGCGGACATTCGCAGCAACCGTTCGGGGCTGCCCGACCTGGTCCGGTTCTGGCCTGGCGAGCGGCGCTACGAGCTGATCGAGGTAAAAGGGCCCGGCGACCGGCTGCAGGACAACCAGACACGCTGGCTCGCGTACTGCATCGCGCACGGGATGCCGGTGCGTGTCGTCGATGTCGAATGGGCGGCGGGTGCCGGCGTGGAGCCGGCCGAAGCGGCGGGGCTGTCGGCATGAGCTATGTCGTCGCGGTGCGGGCGATGTGCGAGTTCACCGCGCGGCGCGGCGATCTCGACCTGCGCTTCACGCCCGCGCCGACCGCGCTCGAAGGCATCGCCGGACATGGCGCAGTCACGTCGAAACGCGGCGCGCGCTACGAAACCGAAATCGCGCTGACCGGCACCTGGGGCACGCTCACGGTGCGCGGGCGCGCGGATGGCTACGACCCGGTCGCGAACCGTGTCGAGGAAATCAAGACCTACCGCGGCAGCCTCGATGCGATGCCGGCCAACCATCGCGCGCTGCACTGGGCGCAGGCGAAGGTCTATGCGCACCTCATGTGCGCCGCCCGCGGTCTCGCGGAAATCGACGTCGCGCTCGTGTATTTCGACATCGTGTCCGAACGCGAGACCGTGCTGACGGAAACGCTGAGCGCAAGCGCGCTTGCCGAGTTTTTCGCCGAGCAGTGCGCGTGCTTCGTCGGCTGGGCCGAGCGCGAGACCGCGCACCGAGCGGCGCGCGATGCGGCGCTGCGTGCGCTGACGTTTCCGCACGGACAGTTCCGCAGCGGGCAGCGCGAACTGGCCGTGTCCGTCTATCGGGCCGCGCGCGACGAACGCTGCCTGATGGCGCAGGCGCCGACCGGCATCGGCAAGACCCTCGGCACGGTGTTCCCGTTGCTGAAGGCGTGCGGCGAGGGCGAGCTCGATCGCGTGTTCTTTTTGACCGCGAAGACGCCCGGCCGCGCGCTCGCACTCGACGCGGCGGCGACGCTCGGCGCGGGCACGCCGGCGCTGCCGCTGCGCGTGCTCGAACTCGTCGCGCGCGACAAGGCGTGCGAGCATCCGGACCGCGCGTGTCACGGCGAGTCTTGCCCGCTCGCGCAAGGCTTCTACGACCGGCTGCCGGCCGCGCGCGATGCGGCGATCGGTGCAGGGCTGCTCGATCGCGGCACCGTGCGCCCGGCGGCGCTCGCGCACGACGTCTGCCCGTATTACCTCGCGCAGGAACTCGCCCGGTGGTCGGACATGGTGATCGGCGACTACAACTATTACTACGACGGCAGCGCGATGCTGCACACGCTCGCGCAGCAGAACCAGTGGCGCGTCGGCGTGCTCGTCGACGAAGCGCACAACCTGCTCGATCGCGCGCGCAAGATGTACAGCGCGTCGCTCGACCCGTTCGCGTTCGCGGCCGCGCGGGACGCGGCGCCCGCGGCGCTGCGCAAGGCGTTCGACCGGCTCGCACGGGCGTGGGGGGCGCTCAATCGCGCGCAGGCCGAGCGTTACGCCGCGTATCCTGACATCCCCGGGCCGATCGTCTCGGCGGTTCAGCACCTCGTCGCGACGATTGGCGAACATCTCGCCGACGCCCCGCGCGCGAACGACGATGCGCTGCTGCGCTTCCATTTCGATGCGATCCAGTTCGGCATGCTTGCCGACGCGTTCGACAGCGCGTCCATCTTCGACGCGACGCTGCACGGCGAACCGCTGCCGCGCCAGCCGGCGCTCGACGGCGTCGTGCCGGCCGGCCGCCGGCGACGCATCCAGTCGACGCTGTGCGTGCGCAACGTGATCCCGGCCGGGTTTCTTGCACCGCGCTACGAAGCAGCGCGCGCGACGGTGCTGTTTTCCGGCACGCTGAGCCCGTTTCATTTCTATCGCGACACGCTCGGGCTGCCGGCCGATACGGGCTGGCTCGACGTCGACGGGCCGTTCCGCGCGGAGCAGCTGACCGTGCGCGTCGCGAGCCATGTGTCGACCCGCTGGCGCGATCGCGACCGTTCGCTCGAACCGATCGCGGACCTGATCGCCGCGCAGTATGCGACGCGACCCGGCAACTACCTCGGTTTTCTCAGCAGCTTCGACTATCTGGCGCGTGTCGTCGCGCTGATGCAGGTGCGTCATCCTCACGTGCCGGTATGGGCGCAGGCGCCTGGCATGGGCGAAAGCGAGCGCGACGCGTTTCTTGCGCGTTTCGACGCGCGCGGGCGCGGCGTAGGCTTCGCGGTGCTGGGCGGCGCGTTTTCTGAAGGGGTGGATCTCGTCGGCGAGCGGCTGATCGGCGCATTCATCGCGACGCTCGGGCTGCCGCAGGTCAACGACGTCAACGAACAGATGCGGCGCGCGATGGATGCGCGTTTCGGCAACGGGTACGACTACATGTACCTTTATCCGGGGCTGCAGAAGGTCGTGCAGGCGGCCGGACGCGTGATCCGCACCGAACACGACGAGGGCGTCGTGCACCTGATCGACGATCGCTATCGACGACGGGAGGTGCGCGATCTGTTGCCGCGATGGTGGCGGATCGGGTGACGCCGTCGCACGGGCCGGACGTTGCGGGCGTGGCTACAGCACGTTGAGCATCGCCAGCGCGGTTTCCTGCAGATGCGGCAGCACGCGGCGCACGGCCGCGTCGGTCGATTCCGCACCGATGGGCATGTTCGTGCTCAGCGCGGCGACGACTTCGCCGTGGCGATTCTTCAGCGGTACCGCGATTCCGCGCACGCCGACCTGCAATTGCTGTTCGATCACCGCGAAGCCGGCGTCGCGCGCGCGGTCCACCTGTTCGAGCAGGCGCGGCTTGTTCGTGATCGTGTGCGGCGTGAACGGCGCGAGTTCGGCCTCGTCGAGCCACGCGCGCACGGCCTCGCGATCCGGATGATGCGCGAGCAGCACGACGCCGGGCGACGTCAGCGGGGCCGGCACGCGCGCGCCGAGCACGAAGCCGGTCGTCATCACGCGCGACACGCCGTTGCGGGCAATGAACACGAGTTCCCAGCCGTCGAGCACGCTCACGTACGCCGATTCGTTCAGCGATGCGCTCAGCTGCTGCAGATACGGCTGGACCGTGCGCGGCAGGCGCGCCGAATCGAAATACGACCAGCCGACCCGCAATACGCGCGGCGTGAGGCCGTACAGTTTGCCGTCGGAATGGACGTAGCCGAGCGATTCCAGCGTCAGCAGGTAGCGCCGCGCGGCCGTGCGCGTGAGACCGGTACGGGCGGCGGCCTGGGTGGGCGTCATGCGCGCGTGCTGGCTGTCGAATGCTTCAAGGATCATCAGGCCTTTTTCGAGGCCGGCGATCCAGTCGCGTCGGTCCAGGTCGGGCTTTTTCGTCATCGCGGGCGGGCGGTGGAGGCGCGGTGTTCGCGCGGGAATGGGCGATTGTCTGCAACCGCAAACTGCAGATGTCTTGGCGCGAGGCGGGGAAGTTTCCGGGGCTGGTCGGAAGTTCGTGCCATGTCGTGCCGCTCATCGATGAGCATGACTGCGCACGGCGGCATCGGTTGTCCTTCTACGATGCATGCATTGCGGCGACTGCTTTGCCCGAAGGGTGTAAACGCCTCCTGATTGATTGACATCGCGGACACCGCACGCAAAGCCCCGGAACGGGATGCGGCGCGACCGTCACGCGCGCCGCACCCGTGCGAGCCTTACTCGCTGCTCGTCCACTCGACGTTCGCACCGACCGAACGCAGGTTTTCGACGAAATGCGGGTGTGCGCGTCGAATGGGCAGCGCATTCATGATTTCCGAGCGGCCCTCGATGCTCGCGGCCACCATCAGCAGCGCGATCGCGACGCGGATAATGTACGGGCTCTCGACACGCGCCGGCGTCAGTTGCAGCCCGCCGAACGTGATCAGCCGGTGCGGATCGGACAGCAGCACGTGCGCGCCGAACTTCGACAGTTCGCCCGACCAGCCGAGCGCGCCGTCGTACACCTTGTTCCAGAACATCGCGCTGCCTTCCGCGCGCACGCCGAGCGCGATGAAGATCGGCAGCAGGTCGACCGGCAGGTACGGCCACGGCGCGGCTTCGACCTTGGTCAGGATGTTCTGCGTGAACGGCCGGCGCACGCGCAGCGGGCCGTCGCGTTCCGCGCGGGACCAGCCGTCGCGATGCGTGACGTTCACGCCGAACTTCGCGAACGTGCGGTCGATCAGCGGGAAATGCTCCGGCGACGAATTGCGAACCGTGATGTCGCCGCCCGTGATCGCGCCGAGCGCGAGGAACGTTGCGATCTCGTGGAAATCCTCGGCGAACCGGAATTCGCCGCCGCCGAGCTTGCCGCCGCCCGTCACGCACAGGCGCGACGTGCCGATGCCTTCGATCGCGACGCCGATCATCGCGAGGAACTTGCAGAACTCCTGCACGTGCGGCTCCGACGCCGCATTCATCAACGTCGACGTACCGCTCGCCGCGGTCGCGCACAACGCGAAGTTCTCGGTGGTCGTGACCGACGCGTAGTCGAGCCAGTGATCGTTGGCCGTCAACGGACCGTCGGCGCGGACGATCAGCGAATCGGGCGTGCGCTGGATATGCGCGCCGAAGCGCTCGAACACCTCGACGTGCGGATCGATTTCGCGCACGCCGAGCGTGCAGCCTTTCACGTCGTTCTCGAGGCGCGCGACGCCGAAGCGCGCGAGCAGCGGCGGAATCAGCATGATCGACGAGCGCATCGCTTCGGGCAGGCGATGAACGGCCGGATCGAACGTCGTGTTGCGATGGTGGAGATCGAGGATGCCGGTCGTGAAATCGACCGACACGTCGCTGCCGAGCGTGCGGAAGATGTCGAGGATCTTGCGCACGTCGGTGATGTCCGGCACGCCGACGAGGCGCAGCGGC includes the following:
- a CDS encoding CBS domain-containing protein, which translates into the protein MYRVNEIMSRDVVCVAPTDTIRHAAALMQRFDIGVLPVCDGNELVAIVTDRDLAVRALSHGHSPDTPVKAVASAPVQWCVEDDGVGDVQKRMADVQLHRMPVLDAQHRIVGMLSLGDIATRAGGPARDELANTLEDVSLPRRR
- a CDS encoding MipA/OmpV family protein, with translation MTVARPLLSAGARRFVTGLSAFAALAAAGARDASAQTPSPLGEWQYSAGVPLQKLFNPTVPTWQVSVGAAMTLQPRYAGSDRYRVMGGPNLDVRYRDLFFLSTGDGLGANVLRGPNWRVSLSVGYDLGRRSADDLDHLNGLDNINAAPVMKLAADYVISKDFPLVLRADVRRSIGGSNGWVGDFSAYMPMPGSNEHFFWFAGPTVSFADSRYMNGWFGVNPGASARSGLPAYSASAGMKSFGAGVTMVWFVNKHWFLTVDGAVEQLVGRARRSPITQQSTNGVFDMSVNYQF
- a CDS encoding VRR-NUC domain-containing protein, whose translation is MTPASPTPPAFYYLTNFERALAWLGERYDDLLDAHEHAFLAQFAQLPKASRALFVRMLMRTGSDFRASKLVYDEIGCTLDAAAPLVALGWVDPAPALTLDELFALSTKADLLKVFPSLAAHAGERKLDWLERLRPGHTDAQPLDAWCEHAGDRVLRVTVGPLCERLRLMFFGNLHQDWSEFVLADLGVFQYESVPIAPSSRAFQHRDDVDAYLALHACREALDAWPDELPFDGLLHAIDAVGCAQPWLATRRAKLLFTLGQACERRADWSTALDAYARSAWPGSRHRRIRVLERCGRDDDALALALDARGAFESDEERQRIERMLPRLQRRVGQPVERTAAVPGAPRETLVLARPEAFVSVEFAVRDHLALPDAPVHYVENTLINSLFGLLCWEPVFAAVPGAFFHPFQRGPADLHAPDFALRRGDAFAACFAQLDSGAYRDTIRRHYATKAGLQSPFVFWGVLTDELLDQALACLPPEHLRLWFTRLLADIRSNRSGLPDLVRFWPGERRYELIEVKGPGDRLQDNQTRWLAYCIAHGMPVRVVDVEWAAGAGVEPAEAAGLSA
- a CDS encoding ATP-dependent DNA helicase; translation: MSYVVAVRAMCEFTARRGDLDLRFTPAPTALEGIAGHGAVTSKRGARYETEIALTGTWGTLTVRGRADGYDPVANRVEEIKTYRGSLDAMPANHRALHWAQAKVYAHLMCAARGLAEIDVALVYFDIVSERETVLTETLSASALAEFFAEQCACFVGWAERETAHRAARDAALRALTFPHGQFRSGQRELAVSVYRAARDERCLMAQAPTGIGKTLGTVFPLLKACGEGELDRVFFLTAKTPGRALALDAAATLGAGTPALPLRVLELVARDKACEHPDRACHGESCPLAQGFYDRLPAARDAAIGAGLLDRGTVRPAALAHDVCPYYLAQELARWSDMVIGDYNYYYDGSAMLHTLAQQNQWRVGVLVDEAHNLLDRARKMYSASLDPFAFAAARDAAPAALRKAFDRLARAWGALNRAQAERYAAYPDIPGPIVSAVQHLVATIGEHLADAPRANDDALLRFHFDAIQFGMLADAFDSASIFDATLHGEPLPRQPALDGVVPAGRRRRIQSTLCVRNVIPAGFLAPRYEAARATVLFSGTLSPFHFYRDTLGLPADTGWLDVDGPFRAEQLTVRVASHVSTRWRDRDRSLEPIADLIAAQYATRPGNYLGFLSSFDYLARVVALMQVRHPHVPVWAQAPGMGESERDAFLARFDARGRGVGFAVLGGAFSEGVDLVGERLIGAFIATLGLPQVNDVNEQMRRAMDARFGNGYDYMYLYPGLQKVVQAAGRVIRTEHDEGVVHLIDDRYRRREVRDLLPRWWRIG
- a CDS encoding IclR family transcriptional regulator domain-containing protein, coding for MTKKPDLDRRDWIAGLEKGLMILEAFDSQHARMTPTQAAARTGLTRTAARRYLLTLESLGYVHSDGKLYGLTPRVLRVGWSYFDSARLPRTVQPYLQQLSASLNESAYVSVLDGWELVFIARNGVSRVMTTGFVLGARVPAPLTSPGVVLLAHHPDREAVRAWLDEAELAPFTPHTITNKPRLLEQVDRARDAGFAVIEQQLQVGVRGIAVPLKNRHGEVVAALSTNMPIGAESTDAAVRRVLPHLQETALAMLNVL
- a CDS encoding UDP-N-acetylglucosamine 1-carboxyvinyltransferase gives rise to the protein MSNLIVHGGTPLRGDIKPSANKNAVLPILCATLLTDQPLRLVGVPDITDVRKILDIFRTLGSDVSVDFTTGILDLHHRNTTFDPAVHRLPEAMRSSIMLIPPLLARFGVARLENDVKGCTLGVREIDPHVEVFERFGAHIQRTPDSLIVRADGPLTANDHWLDYASVTTTENFALCATAASGTSTLMNAASEPHVQEFCKFLAMIGVAIEGIGTSRLCVTGGGKLGGGEFRFAEDFHEIATFLALGAITGGDITVRNSSPEHFPLIDRTFAKFGVNVTHRDGWSRAERDGPLRVRRPFTQNILTKVEAAPWPYLPVDLLPIFIALGVRAEGSAMFWNKVYDGALGWSGELSKFGAHVLLSDPHRLITFGGLQLTPARVESPYIIRVAIALLMVAASIEGRSEIMNALPIRRAHPHFVENLRSVGANVEWTSSE